One Camelus ferus isolate YT-003-E chromosome 31, BCGSAC_Cfer_1.0, whole genome shotgun sequence genomic window, CAGGGTccttgtgccaggccctgtcctcCAGACCAGGGCGCTCTAGTCCACAGATCCAGGGGCCCCGTGGAGACTTCACAGAGGGGTCTCAGTCTGTGACCCCCTGATGTTGTGTGTGGCATTATATTTGGAATGAACTACTGAAGTCATCGTTACATGTTTAGATGGAAAATACAGACAGGGACATGTCATGTGTTTTGCATAATACAAAACAGACAAGAGCTCCCAAGTAATTTCCCAGGTGatacaaagacataaaaatctCCCCTGTGCTTTCAGACAGTCAATAGTTACAGGCAAAGTCTGATttctaaaacatacaaatgggctctattaaacttaaaagcttctgcacagctaaggataccatcaacaaaatgaaaggacaacctacagaatgggagaaaatatttgtaaacgatgcgactgacaagggactaatttccaaaatatgcaagcAGCTCATACACATTAATATCAAGAAAAAACCAggcaacccaataaaaaatgggcaaaagacctaaacagatatctctccaaagaagacatgcaggtggccaacaggcacgtgaaaagatgctcaacatcactaattttcagagaaatgcagatcaaaactacactgaggtatcacctcacaccagtcagaatggccatcattaaaaagtccacaaatgataaacgctggagaggctgtggagaaaaaggaaccctcttgcACTGCTGGTGCGagtgtaaattagtgcagccactgtggaggacagtatggaggttccttaaaaaactaaaaatagacgtaccatgtgatccagcaatcctactcctgggcatatacctggagaaaaatataattcaaaaagacacgtgcaccccagtgttcacagcagcactatttacaatagccaagacatggaaacaacctaaatgcccatcgacagatgactggataaagaagctgcggtatgtttatacaatggaatactattcagccataaaaaagaaaaataatgtcatttgcagcaacatggatggacctagagattgtcattctaagggaattaagtcagaaagagaaagaaaaatgccatatgatatcactcatatgtggaatctaaaagaaaaaaacacaaatgaactacttattatttgtaacttagatgactgatttcttgaatatgtgtaagcacacgtgcttgtcctttatgattggattaccacattctgttgattcttattttgtggctggctttattccttaGATAActatgttaagtttaaaaagctaaagctctaatctgttcttagaaacaatgaacagtatgtatatgtaaattttaaaaaattacagtactGAAGTAGGGGGGACGCGGTggtggcggcagcggcagcgCTGACAATGAGATTTCTTGGAGGCTTTTTTGGTCCCATTTGTGAGATCAATGTTGTCCTTATTGATGGGGAAACCAGGAAAATGGCGGAAGTGAAAACTGAAGATGGCAAAGTAGAAAAAAGCTATCTTTTCTATGATGGAGAATCTGTTTCAGGAAAGGTAAACCTAGCCTTTAATTAAGCAACCTGGAAAGAGGCTAGAGCACCAAGGAATTAGAATTGAATTTGTAGGTCGAATTGAACTTTTCAATGACAAGAGTAATACTCATGAGTTCGTAAGCCTAGTGAAAGAACTAGCCTTACCTGGAGAACTGACTCAAAGCAGAAGTTATGACTTTGAATCTATGCAAGTTGAAAAGCCATATGAATCTTTCATCGGTGCCAATGTCCACTTAAGGTATTTTCTTAAAGTGACAATAGTGAGAAGACTGACAGACTTGGTAAAAGAGTATGATCTTATTGTTCACCAGCTTGCTACCTATCCTGATGTTAACAACTCTGTTAAGATGGAAGTGGGCATTGAAGATTGTCTACATATAGAATTTGAATATAATACATCAAAGTATCATTTAAAGGATGTGATTGTTGGAAAAATTTACTTCTTATTAGTAAGAATAAAAATCCAACATATGGAGTTACAACTGATTAAAAAAGAGATCACGGGAATTGGACCCAGTACCACAACAGAAATCGAAACAATCGCTGAATATGAAATAATGGATGGTGCACCAGTAGAAGGTGAATTAATTTCAATAGGACTGTTTTTAGCGGGATATGACCCAACTCCAACAATGAGAGATGTGAACAAAAAATTTTCAGTAAGGTACTTTTTGAATCTAGTCCTTGTTGATGAGGAAGACAGAAGGTACTTCAAGCAGCAGGAGATCATTTTATGGAGAAAAGGCTCctaaaaaactgagaaaacagagaacaaacttcCACCAGCGATTTGAATCGCCAGAATCACAGGCATCTCCTGAGCAGCCTGAAATGTGaactgaataggagaaaaaaaggaaaaaaacccaaaaaacttatATCCGTTGAGATTTAAGTTTGGCAGGTTAAAGATGGTTGCAGCAAGcggcggggttgggggaggccaAAAGTCCATTTATAATAGTCTTCCTTTATCTTACAGTgctgaatttattttatcata contains:
- the LOC102523159 gene encoding vacuolar protein sorting-associated protein 26A-like, with translation MQVEKPYESFIGANVHLRYFLKVTIVRRLTDLVKEYDLIVHQLATYPDVNNSVKMEVGIEDCLHIEFEYNTSKYHLKDVIVGKIYFLLVRIKIQHMELQLIKKEITGIGPSTTTEIETIAEYEIMDGAPVEGELISIGLFLAGYDPTPTMRDVNKKFSVRYFLNLVLVDEEDRRYFKQQEIILWRKGS